The proteins below are encoded in one region of Myxococcales bacterium:
- a CDS encoding transposase: protein MWLLTSLVDPKLYPRSHMTKLYRQRWEIELGYDDMKTHLLDATSTLRSKKPEGVKQELWGMLLAQNLIRYWILSVAQKRRCSPLRISFVKEASLSNAEIQLIFEALLELPTDLRDIINQLYDDNAVDLARHIEMLDELDQASDAELLDLVIDWILKGRIES from the coding sequence ATGTGGTTGTTGACCTCGCTTGTGGACCCGAAGCTTTATCCTCGCTCGCACATGACAAAGCTATACCGGCAGCGCTGGGAGATTGAACTTGGTTATGATGACATGAAAACACATCTGCTGGATGCCACGTCCACCTTGCGGTCAAAGAAACCTGAGGGTGTCAAACAAGAGCTTTGGGGCATGCTGCTTGCTCAGAACTTGATTCGTTACTGGATACTAAGCGTCGCGCAAAAACGACGCTGCTCGCCTTTGCGCATCAGCTTTGTGAAGGAAGCAAGCCTAAGCAACGCAGAAATCCAACTCATTTTTGAAGCGCTTCTCGAACTGCCTACCGATTTGCGCGACATAATTAACCAGTTGTATGATGATAACGCTGTCGACCTTGCACGCCACATCGAAATGCTTGACGAGCTGGATCAGGCAAGCGATGCAGAATTACTGGATTTGGTCATCGATTGGATCTTAAAGGGTCGCATAGAAAGCTGA
- a CDS encoding transposase family protein yields MAAECSTYGGYFGPNACWSADYKGEFALSNHRLYYPLTICDVRSRYLLKCKSLPHTRTHKAKKVFEKAFCEYSLPDVIRTDNGAPFASLARAWLSELSIWWLRLGIRPHRIDLGRPTQQGRHP; encoded by the coding sequence CTGGCTGCAGAGTGCAGCACCTATGGTGGCTACTTTGGACCGAATGCGTGCTGGTCTGCTGATTACAAAGGAGAGTTTGCGCTTTCAAACCACCGCCTTTACTACCCGCTGACGATTTGCGATGTCAGAAGCCGTTATCTGCTCAAGTGCAAATCACTGCCTCATACGCGTACGCACAAGGCGAAAAAGGTCTTCGAAAAAGCTTTTTGTGAGTATAGCTTGCCGGATGTGATTCGCACGGATAACGGCGCACCTTTCGCTAGCCTCGCTCGTGCATGGCTAAGCGAACTGAGTATCTGGTGGCTACGTTTGGGCATTCGGCCGCATCGTATCGATCTAGGACGGCCCACCCAACAAGGACGCCATCCATGA
- a CDS encoding trypsin-like serine protease, with the protein MMRLNHFVYFSLPACLYFTACSVAGDSTVEGDEGALVGGSIAKDNEFTSILNISGVCSGVKLSDHRLLTAAHCVTEKSLSETFGANLAEGYKPGAIEYMTAQHDLNRADVPWSKMTIVNTFLPLWWKEECQDGCTVDDYISRAPDLAVIQTVEELPGRAAELDSSAVNPGDEVIITGMGCEGDPNSVDEYGRPIRRLKFGMSKVIRDERYIPSVYEGYIQTNGSTNDASAPLLCPGDSGAGVFRYDPADPSREQLIGINSTFPYDGKVNLHTRLSATSAYGVAQWLESMLNPPPIRPM; encoded by the coding sequence ATGATGCGCCTAAACCATTTTGTATACTTTTCCCTACCTGCTTGTCTTTATTTTACAGCATGCTCGGTAGCTGGTGATTCCACCGTTGAAGGTGACGAGGGTGCACTCGTCGGAGGTAGCATCGCCAAAGACAATGAGTTTACTTCAATACTCAATATCTCCGGTGTGTGTAGTGGAGTGAAGCTTTCCGATCATAGGTTGTTGACCGCGGCGCATTGTGTCACCGAAAAATCGTTGTCAGAGACTTTTGGGGCGAATCTTGCTGAAGGATATAAGCCAGGCGCCATCGAGTACATGACTGCTCAGCATGATCTAAACCGTGCAGATGTCCCATGGTCTAAGATGACTATCGTCAATACATTTCTTCCGCTCTGGTGGAAGGAAGAATGTCAAGATGGATGTACCGTTGATGACTATATTAGTCGCGCGCCTGACCTTGCAGTTATTCAAACTGTGGAAGAATTGCCGGGTAGAGCCGCTGAGCTTGATTCCAGCGCTGTTAATCCAGGAGACGAAGTCATCATTACCGGTATGGGTTGCGAAGGCGATCCCAATAGTGTTGATGAATATGGTCGACCGATTCGTCGGCTCAAATTTGGCATGTCCAAGGTCATCCGCGATGAACGTTACATACCTTCAGTCTATGAGGGCTACATACAAACCAATGGCTCGACCAACGATGCGTCCGCTCCACTGCTATGCCCAGGCGATTCAGGTGCGGGCGTATTCCGTTATGATCCTGCTGATCCTTCGCGTGAGCAGCTCATTGGTATCAACTCGACGTTTCCTTATGATGGCAAAGTCAACCTTCATACGCGTTTATCTGCAACGAGTGCCTATGGTGTTGCTCAGTGGTTGGAATCGATGCTGAATCCGCCACCGATCAGACCCATGTGA
- a CDS encoding metallo-mystery pair system four-Cys motif protein, protein MEIAVPFRLERFLYNICLVVALFSIACSQSDPDSPTSSPNEPQSTEGAVTHLSLQFSAEVSGKAIQCGSVYHDVGLSQATVEFADFRFYINDIQLIDTDGHHTDVTLNENSKWQYDNLVLLDFEDGTGLCESGNPDLNTVVELDVPEGNYDGISFKFGVPFVHNHIDLSNAPPPLSLTSMFWSWLDGYKFARIEVGVTDGNPVVFPFHLGSTGCTGWPEEGEVKSCSHENLAHIELHGFDPSKNTIVFDYAALMAETDLKNAYGAPGCMSEFDDSDCPSIFEQLGLDFSTGSQAASAQTVFHAK, encoded by the coding sequence ATGGAGATTGCAGTGCCGTTTCGCCTTGAGCGCTTTTTGTACAACATCTGTTTGGTCGTAGCTTTGTTCTCTATAGCTTGTTCACAAAGCGATCCTGACTCACCGACAAGTTCCCCAAACGAGCCCCAGTCTACGGAGGGAGCTGTAACCCACCTTTCTTTGCAGTTCTCAGCCGAGGTTTCAGGAAAAGCTATCCAATGCGGAAGTGTTTATCACGACGTGGGTCTTAGCCAGGCGACTGTTGAATTTGCTGATTTTCGTTTCTACATAAATGACATTCAGCTCATTGATACTGACGGCCATCACACTGATGTGACACTCAATGAAAACAGCAAATGGCAATACGACAATCTAGTCCTGCTTGATTTTGAAGACGGAACAGGTCTTTGTGAAAGTGGAAACCCAGATCTCAACACTGTTGTTGAGCTCGACGTTCCCGAAGGGAACTATGACGGAATCTCGTTTAAATTCGGAGTTCCTTTCGTGCACAACCACATTGACCTTTCGAATGCTCCGCCCCCGCTAAGTTTGACTTCCATGTTTTGGAGTTGGCTCGATGGTTATAAATTCGCACGAATTGAAGTGGGTGTCACCGACGGGAATCCAGTTGTTTTTCCATTTCACCTGGGAAGTACAGGGTGCACAGGATGGCCCGAAGAAGGTGAGGTCAAGAGCTGCTCTCATGAAAACCTTGCTCACATTGAACTCCATGGCTTCGACCCCTCCAAAAATACCATTGTGTTTGACTATGCAGCACTCATGGCCGAAACCGATCTCAAAAATGCATATGGAGCCCCAGGTTGCATGTCTGAGTTTGACGACTCGGACTGCCCAAGCATTTTTGAACAACTCGGTCTGGATTTTTCAACGGGCAGTCAAGCAGCCAGTGCTCAGACCGTTTTTCACGCCAAATAG
- a CDS encoding transposase, with amino-acid sequence MVFEPLDLTTSLCALVPPPRSHLLRYHGVLAAHAKEQRCCKDWRQARHPPATCGFSGYSLFVSQNLLAYQCPAFVQMPTFFFKHP; translated from the coding sequence GTGGTGTTTGAGCCGCTTGATTTGACAACCAGCCTCTGCGCCTTGGTGCCGCCGCCGCGGTCTCATCTTTTGCGCTACCACGGCGTGCTGGCCGCTCATGCCAAAGAGCAACGATGCTGCAAGGACTGGCGACAGGCACGGCATCCACCAGCTACCTGCGGCTTTTCCGGCTATTCCCTCTTTGTAAGTCAAAATCTTTTGGCGTATCAATGTCCAGCATTTGTTCAAATGCCGACTTTCTTCTTCAAGCACCCTTAG
- a CDS encoding transposase, protein MVLFTGDCGRWASDSRIDAQDKRARTRLCPYLSRPPVATKHLRRYRYGKLIYILKRQ, encoded by the coding sequence TTGGTGTTATTCACTGGAGATTGTGGCCGATGGGCTTCCGACAGCCGCATCGATGCCCAAGACAAGCGTGCTCGCACCCGATTGTGCCCCTACTTGTCCAGGCCGCCTGTGGCCACCAAACACCTGCGTCGCTATCGCTATGGCAAGCTCATCTATATACTCAAGCGACAATAG